A part of Paraburkholderia azotifigens genomic DNA contains:
- a CDS encoding alpha/beta hydrolase — MSLITFCIRFALAAYVVALLALYFMQDRMLLPASAEVARSLTGHHAAYDVEPWKANGEYAGYLVTPAATPRGTFMVFHGNAETAENKLPLAEIFVHDGYRVVVVEYPGQGNRQGKRTMLAALAASREALGAARAQWTGQLYLVGESLGAGMAAQAIEGNENNVAGVTLITPWDSLASVASTKYPIFPVRWMLHDPFDSIAALARYNGPLVVVGAQQDMLIPIVHAQRLAGTHAGAHLMLLPDANHEDWFGAMNDTHWHQVLRWMQAD, encoded by the coding sequence ATGTCGCTGATTACGTTCTGCATTCGCTTCGCGCTCGCGGCTTATGTGGTCGCGCTGCTTGCGCTCTACTTCATGCAGGACCGCATGCTGTTGCCCGCGTCGGCAGAGGTCGCCCGTTCGCTGACGGGACATCATGCCGCCTACGACGTCGAGCCGTGGAAAGCCAATGGCGAATACGCGGGATATCTCGTCACGCCCGCCGCCACGCCGCGCGGCACGTTCATGGTCTTTCACGGGAATGCGGAAACGGCGGAGAACAAGTTGCCGCTCGCCGAGATTTTCGTGCATGACGGGTATCGCGTGGTCGTGGTCGAGTATCCGGGGCAAGGAAACCGCCAGGGCAAGCGCACGATGCTGGCTGCCCTCGCCGCGTCGCGTGAAGCGCTCGGCGCAGCGCGCGCGCAATGGACGGGGCAGCTTTATCTGGTAGGCGAATCGCTTGGAGCGGGGATGGCCGCGCAGGCCATCGAAGGCAACGAAAACAACGTGGCGGGCGTCACGCTCATTACGCCGTGGGACTCGCTCGCGAGCGTCGCCTCGACGAAGTACCCGATCTTCCCCGTGCGGTGGATGCTGCACGATCCATTCGATTCCATCGCCGCTCTCGCGCGCTACAACGGGCCGCTCGTCGTGGTCGGCGCGCAGCAGGACATGCTGATTCCCATCGTCCACGCGCAGCGGCTCGCAGGCACGCACGCGGGCGCGCATCTGATGCTGTTGCCCGACGCGAATCACGAAGACTGGTTCGGCGCAATGAACGACACGCACTGGCACCAGGTGCTTCGCTGGATGCAGGCGGACTGA
- a CDS encoding ParA family protein codes for MRRVVFNQKGGVGKSTIVCNLAAISASEGLRTLVIDLDAQGNSSQYLLGSRASEVHPTVASFFETALTFSFKPIDVTSFIHPTPFENLDIMPAHADLDTLHGKLESRYKIYKLRDALNELDMYDAIYIDTPPALNFYTRSALIAVERCLIPFDCDDFSRRALYTLLDNVKEIQQDHNDTLHVEGIVINQFQPRAALPQQLVDELVSEGLPVLGSRLSSSVKIRESHQHAKPVIHLDPKHKLSQEYQALHRELAG; via the coding sequence ATGCGGCGTGTCGTATTCAATCAGAAAGGTGGTGTCGGCAAATCGACGATCGTGTGCAATCTCGCGGCCATCAGCGCCAGCGAGGGCTTGCGTACGCTCGTCATCGATCTGGATGCGCAAGGCAATTCCAGCCAGTATCTGCTCGGTTCACGGGCCAGCGAGGTGCATCCCACCGTGGCGAGCTTCTTCGAAACGGCGCTGACGTTCAGCTTCAAGCCGATCGACGTCACCTCGTTCATTCATCCGACGCCGTTCGAAAATCTCGACATCATGCCCGCGCATGCGGATCTCGATACGCTGCACGGCAAGCTCGAATCGCGCTACAAGATCTACAAGCTGCGCGACGCACTCAACGAGCTGGACATGTACGACGCTATCTACATCGATACGCCGCCCGCGTTGAATTTCTACACGCGCTCCGCGCTGATCGCCGTCGAGCGCTGTCTGATTCCATTCGACTGCGACGACTTCTCACGCCGCGCGCTCTACACGCTGCTCGACAACGTGAAAGAGATTCAGCAGGACCACAACGACACGCTGCACGTCGAAGGGATCGTGATCAACCAGTTCCAGCCGCGCGCGGCCCTGCCGCAGCAACTCGTCGACGAACTGGTGAGCGAAGGGCTGCCTGTGCTCGGTTCGAGGCTGTCGTCGTCGGTGAAGATCCGCGAATCGCATCAGCACGCCAAGCCCGTGATTCATCTCGATCCGAAGCACAAGCTGTCGCAGGAATATCAGGCGCTGCATCGCGAACTGGCGGGCTGA
- a CDS encoding OmpW/AlkL family protein: protein MRPYRAIAIAAALLTGTAAHAQSAGSFVANVGWFHLAPQVSSQPFSINALGKTTTASGSGADIDGSDTVGLTATYFVTDHIAVEGVFGVPPKFTLSGTGTLAGLGELGKAYEWSPTLLLKYYFNEAQSHFRPYLGAGAAYVWYSGVSLSSAMSSGAFLYSSTYGTALEGQTTAKLSSSFAPVINAGFTYNFDKHWSAGVSLSYMWLSARATLTTHSAAAGTVTSTSKIRVDPIVSFVSVGYRF, encoded by the coding sequence ATGAGGCCATACCGGGCCATTGCCATTGCGGCCGCGCTGTTGACAGGCACGGCCGCGCACGCACAGAGCGCGGGCAGTTTCGTTGCGAACGTGGGCTGGTTTCATCTGGCGCCGCAGGTGTCGAGCCAGCCGTTCAGCATCAACGCGCTCGGCAAGACGACGACCGCGAGCGGCTCGGGCGCGGATATCGACGGCTCCGATACCGTCGGCTTGACGGCGACGTACTTCGTCACCGATCACATTGCTGTCGAAGGCGTGTTCGGCGTGCCGCCGAAGTTCACGCTGTCGGGAACGGGCACGCTCGCCGGGCTCGGCGAGTTGGGCAAGGCCTATGAATGGAGCCCGACGCTGTTGCTGAAATACTATTTCAACGAGGCGCAAAGCCATTTCCGCCCCTATCTCGGGGCGGGCGCGGCATACGTCTGGTATAGCGGCGTAAGCCTGAGTTCGGCGATGTCGAGCGGCGCATTCCTCTACTCGTCGACATACGGCACCGCGCTCGAAGGTCAGACGACCGCGAAACTGAGCAGTTCGTTCGCGCCCGTCATCAATGCAGGCTTCACGTACAACTTCGACAAGCACTGGTCGGCGGGCGTTTCGCTGTCGTACATGTGGCTCTCGGCGCGCGCGACGCTAACGACGCATTCGGCGGCGGCCGGCACGGTGACGAGCACGTCGAAGATTCGCGTTGATCCTATCGTTTCGTTCGTATCCGTCGGGTATCGCTTCTAA
- a CDS encoding ferritin-like domain-containing protein: MSDQTLESFDVERLIPDFAAPLLAPLSPGRAAIEAAEVNTRHWISDAEGPFTPGSEIHVRETCRMFCETFNPYRPAVLDWPTLDPQARERIVSLPIWDIAVQTEGKARLRMAAYAATIAEPHMRNALALNAWEENRHKDVLSRMVAAYGIALASEAPYVLPRDVEWAYLVTGFSECIDSFFAFGLFEIAHRSGLFPPELIDTFEPVMQEECRHILLFANWLAWHRAQLSWWRRIAFELEVAAVWAFLGWERIGLARSMDADGNEQKQDNNFTVNGARAVSNADIDVRDLMLLCLQENDMRFSGYDVRLLRPQTMPALARFALRFMHEKKVAT; this comes from the coding sequence ATGAGTGATCAGACGCTTGAATCATTCGACGTCGAACGGCTGATTCCGGACTTTGCCGCGCCGCTGCTGGCGCCACTCAGCCCCGGCCGCGCAGCGATCGAAGCCGCCGAGGTCAACACGCGGCATTGGATCAGCGACGCCGAAGGCCCGTTCACGCCGGGCTCCGAGATCCATGTGCGCGAAACGTGCCGGATGTTTTGCGAGACCTTCAATCCCTATCGGCCGGCCGTGCTCGACTGGCCAACGCTGGACCCGCAAGCACGCGAGCGGATCGTGTCGCTGCCTATCTGGGACATTGCCGTGCAGACGGAAGGCAAGGCGCGACTGCGCATGGCCGCTTACGCCGCCACCATTGCCGAACCGCATATGCGCAATGCTCTCGCGCTGAATGCGTGGGAAGAGAATCGCCACAAGGACGTGTTGTCGCGGATGGTCGCTGCGTATGGCATTGCGCTCGCGAGCGAAGCGCCTTACGTGCTTCCTCGAGACGTCGAGTGGGCTTACCTCGTGACGGGCTTTAGCGAATGCATCGACAGCTTCTTTGCGTTTGGGCTGTTCGAAATCGCGCACCGCTCGGGACTGTTTCCCCCCGAACTGATCGATACGTTCGAGCCGGTGATGCAGGAAGAGTGCCGTCATATCCTTCTGTTCGCGAACTGGCTGGCGTGGCATCGCGCGCAGCTGTCGTGGTGGCGGCGCATTGCATTCGAACTCGAGGTCGCTGCCGTGTGGGCGTTTCTGGGCTGGGAACGCATCGGCCTCGCGCGTTCGATGGATGCCGACGGTAACGAGCAGAAGCAGGACAACAACTTCACCGTGAACGGTGCGCGAGCGGTATCCAATGCGGACATCGACGTGCGCGATCTGATGTTGCTGTGCTTGCAGGAGAACGACATGCGATTCTCCGGATACGACGTGCGCCTGCTAAGGCCGCAAACCATGCCGGCGCTCGCGCGCTTCGCGTTGCGTTTCATGCATGAGAAGAAGGTGGCAACGTGA
- a CDS encoding beta-galactosidase produces MTSTIGPDGPHVFSFAPNGDAFLLDGKPFQIRSGELHPARIPVEYWRHRIQMTKAMGMNTIALYVMWNYHETSEGVFDFQTDNRDIEAFIRLCQAENMWVLFRPGPYVCAEWDLGGIPSYLLKHADIRLRTDFASDPRYMRAVERYIDEFVPRVRPLMAENGGPILMIQIENEFGSFDSNSVYLEEIRQLWIRGGIHGPFYTEDGLVQLRQNRSTVMGGAIALSNGNAAQIEAVRNAFPFVPAMAGEVYPGWLTHWGDRAFQGTSVDLSGTLDEFMRKELSFNLYVIHGGTSFGFYAGANVDADTGEYQPDITSYDYAAPISEQGVATASYMKYRSIMARYLSTPLPDVPAPVATISVMDGDSVRRLMPRRYASLWDNLPAALPLADTVHPQPFEMYGQAFGFVLYRKKLERYAGGALDIGDVHDYATVCIADQYAGAVSRANVPRHLALPLRVVQRERLALPGASSTRQAGAMLEILVEGMGRVNYGHAMIDRKGLIDPVVYKNVSGASERLKNWEVVLLPMDSAFIENLRPVCSNPNKPGIFFVATLSIDAVGDVYLDMTEWIKGVVWVNGRNLGRYWNIGPQMRLYCPGPWLKEGDNTVLIFDLHQTEAKPVSLASTLS; encoded by the coding sequence GTGACGAGTACCATCGGACCAGATGGTCCACACGTCTTTAGCTTCGCTCCGAATGGCGACGCCTTTCTGCTCGACGGCAAGCCGTTCCAGATCCGCAGCGGAGAATTGCATCCTGCGCGTATTCCCGTCGAATACTGGCGGCACCGTATTCAGATGACGAAAGCGATGGGGATGAACACGATCGCGCTATACGTGATGTGGAATTATCACGAGACGAGCGAGGGCGTTTTCGACTTTCAAACGGACAATCGCGACATTGAGGCGTTCATACGGCTTTGCCAGGCCGAGAACATGTGGGTGCTATTCAGGCCGGGCCCCTATGTTTGCGCAGAATGGGATCTGGGCGGTATCCCGTCGTATTTGCTGAAGCACGCGGATATCCGGCTACGCACCGATTTCGCGAGCGACCCGCGATACATGCGCGCCGTCGAGCGCTATATCGACGAGTTCGTTCCTCGAGTGAGGCCGTTGATGGCAGAGAACGGCGGTCCGATCCTGATGATCCAGATCGAAAACGAGTTCGGATCGTTCGACAGCAATTCCGTGTATCTGGAGGAAATCAGGCAGTTGTGGATTCGCGGCGGCATTCATGGGCCGTTCTATACGGAAGACGGTCTCGTCCAGCTACGACAAAACCGGTCGACTGTCATGGGCGGCGCGATTGCATTGAGCAACGGCAACGCGGCGCAGATCGAAGCCGTGCGCAACGCGTTTCCTTTTGTGCCTGCAATGGCGGGCGAGGTCTATCCGGGTTGGCTCACGCATTGGGGCGACCGTGCATTTCAAGGCACATCCGTCGATCTTTCCGGTACGCTCGATGAATTCATGCGCAAGGAGCTGTCGTTCAATCTGTATGTGATTCATGGCGGCACGAGTTTCGGTTTTTACGCCGGCGCGAATGTGGATGCGGACACGGGCGAATATCAGCCCGATATCACGAGCTACGACTATGCCGCACCCATCAGCGAGCAAGGCGTGGCGACCGCGAGTTATATGAAATATCGCAGCATCATGGCGCGCTATCTGTCGACTCCGTTGCCGGATGTGCCCGCGCCTGTCGCGACAATTTCCGTGATGGATGGAGACAGTGTTCGCCGTTTGATGCCGCGACGCTATGCGTCCCTCTGGGACAATCTTCCCGCTGCACTGCCGCTCGCGGATACGGTGCATCCACAGCCATTCGAGATGTATGGCCAGGCATTTGGCTTTGTGCTGTATCGGAAGAAGCTGGAGCGCTATGCGGGCGGTGCGCTCGATATCGGAGACGTTCATGATTACGCGACCGTTTGCATCGCCGATCAGTATGCGGGTGCGGTTTCGCGAGCGAATGTGCCCAGGCATCTGGCGTTGCCGCTGAGGGTTGTGCAGCGCGAAAGGCTTGCGCTGCCCGGCGCCTCGTCTACACGGCAAGCGGGCGCGATGCTGGAGATACTTGTCGAAGGCATGGGCCGTGTGAATTACGGGCATGCGATGATCGATCGTAAAGGACTCATCGATCCCGTTGTCTATAAGAATGTATCGGGTGCGAGCGAACGGCTAAAGAACTGGGAAGTTGTGCTTTTGCCCATGGATTCCGCATTTATCGAGAACTTGCGTCCGGTTTGTTCCAACCCGAACAAGCCCGGCATCTTCTTCGTCGCGACACTTTCGATCGATGCCGTCGGTGACGTCTATCTCGACATGACCGAATGGATCAAAGGCGTCGTGTGGGTCAATGGCCGCAATCTCGGGCGCTACTGGAATATCGGCCCGCAAATGCGCCTCTATTGCCCGGGACCGTGGCTAAAGGAGGGCGACAACACCGTCTTGATCTTCGATTTGCATCAGACGGAAGCGAAGCCGGTCAGCCTCGCGTCGACCTTATCGTAG
- a CDS encoding enterotoxin, translating to MHANRAVPALPGAPLFRAQGDTYAFGNEVIALHWTIADRCPGGVSVADLAHGRTLQISAPFILTLADGHTFGAEQFRLVAPLREEALPAHPDALRQAERHAGLRVTATLGDDEQRFRVEWSVEQREGARYLRQHLSVLALAQDEHITSVALLQTQAPAARKAGDLAAVPVIDGNVYLGFELPMAKSEVRDGIACFTLSRALPLEKGKTLSYSAVTGVFRDGQLRRDFAAYVERERARPYRPFLHYNSWYDIGFLTTYTQEQAIERIHALGRELHDKRGVQLDSFLFDDGWDDYSGSWTFSDAFPDGFVPLKEATARYGAAPGAWLSPWGGYGPPRTERVTRGRAAGYETAGDGFALSGPAYYRRFHEVAMDLLTKHGVNHFKLDGTGNADTVIAGSRFNSDWDAAVELIEDMRRARRDVFVNLSTGTHASPFWLRYVDSIWRDGADYGFAGAGSERERWITYRDAQTYRNVVCRSPLFPLNSLMLHGIIYAQANTQLNTDPAQAFPHEVHSYFGSGTQLQELYVTPSLLNERDWDVLAQTARWARDNANVLRDCHWIGGAPDRCEVYGWAAWTPLKAIVTLRNPDVRANDFVLDLRTHLELPDGFSGRFSVQFPFIDSAANIPACFDADRPQQIRLDPFQVLTLELIAPRYDKVDARLTGFASV from the coding sequence ATGCACGCCAATCGCGCAGTGCCCGCACTTCCAGGCGCGCCTCTCTTCCGTGCGCAAGGCGATACCTATGCGTTTGGCAATGAGGTCATTGCGCTGCACTGGACGATAGCCGACCGTTGTCCAGGCGGCGTTTCCGTGGCGGATCTCGCGCATGGACGCACGTTGCAGATAAGCGCGCCGTTTATTCTCACACTCGCGGATGGGCACACGTTTGGCGCAGAGCAGTTTCGGCTCGTTGCGCCTCTTCGCGAAGAAGCACTGCCCGCACATCCCGATGCGCTGCGGCAAGCCGAACGTCACGCAGGCCTGCGCGTGACTGCGACGCTCGGTGACGACGAGCAGCGCTTTCGTGTTGAATGGAGCGTCGAGCAACGCGAGGGCGCGCGTTATCTCCGCCAGCATCTGTCCGTCCTTGCACTCGCGCAGGACGAACACATTACCTCAGTTGCACTGCTGCAAACTCAAGCGCCCGCCGCGCGAAAAGCGGGCGACCTCGCCGCCGTTCCCGTTATCGACGGCAACGTCTATCTGGGCTTCGAACTCCCGATGGCGAAAAGCGAGGTCCGCGACGGCATCGCCTGCTTCACACTTTCGCGTGCACTGCCGCTCGAAAAAGGAAAAACGCTCTCCTATTCCGCTGTCACAGGCGTGTTTCGCGACGGCCAGCTGCGCCGCGATTTCGCCGCCTACGTCGAGCGTGAACGCGCACGGCCTTATCGTCCGTTCCTACACTACAACTCCTGGTACGACATCGGTTTCCTGACAACCTACACGCAGGAGCAGGCCATCGAGCGCATCCACGCGCTGGGCCGCGAACTGCACGACAAGCGCGGCGTGCAACTCGATTCCTTCCTGTTCGACGATGGATGGGACGATTACAGCGGCAGCTGGACCTTTAGCGACGCGTTTCCCGATGGCTTCGTTCCTTTGAAAGAAGCCACCGCACGCTATGGCGCAGCACCCGGCGCGTGGCTGTCGCCGTGGGGCGGCTACGGGCCACCGCGAACGGAGCGCGTGACACGTGGCCGCGCCGCCGGATACGAAACAGCCGGCGACGGATTCGCGCTATCGGGCCCGGCGTACTATCGCCGCTTTCACGAAGTCGCGATGGATCTGCTTACGAAACACGGCGTCAATCATTTCAAGCTGGATGGCACAGGCAATGCGGATACCGTTATTGCAGGCAGCCGCTTCAACAGCGATTGGGATGCCGCGGTGGAACTGATCGAAGACATGCGCCGCGCGAGGCGCGATGTATTCGTCAATCTGTCGACGGGCACGCACGCTTCGCCCTTCTGGCTGCGCTACGTCGATTCGATCTGGCGCGACGGCGCGGATTACGGCTTCGCCGGCGCGGGCAGCGAGCGCGAACGCTGGATCACGTATCGCGATGCGCAGACGTATCGCAACGTCGTGTGCCGCAGCCCGCTGTTTCCGCTCAATTCGCTGATGCTTCACGGCATCATCTATGCGCAGGCCAATACGCAGCTCAATACCGATCCAGCGCAGGCGTTCCCGCACGAAGTGCATTCGTACTTCGGCAGCGGAACGCAATTGCAGGAACTGTACGTCACGCCGTCGCTGCTGAATGAGCGCGACTGGGACGTGCTCGCGCAAACTGCCCGCTGGGCTCGCGACAATGCCAATGTGCTGCGCGATTGTCACTGGATTGGCGGCGCACCCGATCGGTGCGAGGTTTACGGTTGGGCGGCATGGACACCGTTGAAAGCGATCGTGACGCTGCGCAATCCGGACGTTCGGGCGAATGATTTCGTGCTCGATCTGCGGACGCATCTTGAACTGCCGGATGGTTTCTCAGGTCGGTTCAGCGTGCAGTTTCCGTTTATCGACTCCGCTGCGAACATCCCGGCATGCTTCGACGCGGATCGCCCGCAACAGATACGCCTCGATCCATTTCAGGTGCTGACGCTTGAATTGATTGCACCGCGCTACGATAAGGTCGACGCGAGGCTGACCGGCTTCGCTTCCGTCTGA
- a CDS encoding antibiotic biosynthesis monooxygenase family protein: MFIAMNRFKVALGSEGAFEEVWTTRDTHLKDVPGFVEFHLLKGPQREDHVLYSSHTVWANRAAFEAWTQSEAFRAAHRNAGTESRALYLGHPEFEGFEVLQTVK, from the coding sequence ATGTTCATTGCAATGAACCGGTTCAAGGTGGCGCTGGGTTCGGAAGGCGCATTCGAAGAAGTATGGACGACGCGGGACACGCATCTGAAAGACGTGCCCGGCTTCGTCGAGTTTCATCTGCTGAAGGGCCCGCAGCGTGAAGATCACGTGCTGTATTCGAGTCATACGGTGTGGGCGAATCGCGCGGCGTTCGAAGCGTGGACGCAGTCGGAAGCATTCCGCGCCGCGCACCGGAATGCGGGCACCGAGTCACGCGCGCTCTATCTCGGGCATCCGGAATTCGAAGGATTCGAGGTGCTTCAGACCGTGAAGTGA
- a CDS encoding MFS transporter, whose protein sequence is MNQPTTSVSLRNARDVPIISYTERNQHYWMRNLFVCVFGSFTTLVSLSMLLPFLPLYVKQLGVTSQADVIQWSGVAFGATFLGTAVTAPLWGRLADRYGRKPMLIRAAVGMAVVMSLIGVAHNVYELVGLRLVAGLVGGYASASTVMVGTQAPRERAGWALGLLSTGALAGNLIGPLIGGLLPGWIGIRGTFFAGGAVIAVAALLTIFVVKEDFEPATDTKRKAVSAAAAEDAPRTRYAVIGALLATAMMVLLANMSIEPVITVYVGSLGVAPDHLARIAGVVMACSAFGSMFTAARLGALADRIGGWTVIIGCLVVTGLVMIPQAFVEQWWQLAALRALMGMSLAGLLPAIAKLARHAVDESRTGQMLGYLQSAQFSGQVLGPVIGGQIAVHLGMHSVFFATGSLLVVCAGFAQWARGR, encoded by the coding sequence ATGAACCAGCCCACGACTTCCGTTTCGCTGCGCAACGCACGGGATGTCCCGATCATCAGTTATACCGAGCGCAATCAGCATTACTGGATGCGCAATCTGTTCGTCTGCGTGTTCGGCTCTTTCACGACGCTCGTCAGCCTCAGCATGCTGCTGCCGTTTCTGCCGCTCTATGTGAAGCAGCTCGGCGTGACATCGCAGGCCGATGTGATCCAGTGGTCGGGTGTCGCGTTCGGCGCGACGTTCCTCGGCACGGCCGTCACGGCGCCGCTGTGGGGCCGCCTCGCCGACCGTTACGGGCGCAAGCCGATGCTGATTCGCGCCGCTGTCGGCATGGCCGTGGTGATGTCGCTGATCGGCGTCGCGCATAACGTCTATGAACTCGTTGGGCTGCGCCTGGTGGCCGGCCTCGTCGGTGGCTATGCATCGGCGTCGACCGTCATGGTCGGTACGCAGGCGCCGCGTGAACGCGCCGGATGGGCGCTGGGCCTGCTGTCGACGGGCGCGCTCGCGGGCAACCTGATCGGTCCGCTGATCGGCGGCCTGCTGCCCGGCTGGATCGGCATACGCGGCACGTTCTTCGCGGGCGGCGCGGTGATCGCCGTCGCCGCGCTGCTGACGATCTTCGTCGTCAAGGAAGATTTCGAGCCCGCCACCGACACGAAGCGCAAAGCCGTCAGCGCCGCTGCCGCTGAAGATGCGCCGCGTACCCGCTACGCCGTGATCGGCGCATTGCTCGCGACGGCGATGATGGTGCTGCTCGCCAATATGTCGATTGAGCCGGTGATCACGGTCTATGTCGGCAGCCTGGGCGTCGCGCCCGATCACCTGGCGCGCATCGCCGGCGTCGTGATGGCGTGCTCCGCTTTCGGCAGCATGTTCACGGCGGCGCGGCTCGGTGCGCTCGCGGACCGGATCGGCGGCTGGACCGTGATCATCGGCTGTCTCGTCGTGACGGGTCTCGTGATGATTCCGCAAGCGTTCGTCGAGCAATGGTGGCAGCTCGCCGCATTGCGCGCGTTGATGGGCATGTCGCTCGCCGGTCTGTTGCCCGCGATCGCGAAGCTCGCGCGGCATGCCGTCGACGAAAGCCGGACGGGACAGATGCTCGGCTATCTGCAATCGGCACAGTTCAGCGGCCAGGTGCTCGGCCCTGTGATCGGCGGACAGATTGCCGTGCATCTCGGCATGCACTCCGTGTTCTTCGCGACGGGCTCGTTGCTGGTTGTCTGCGCGGGCTTCGCGCAATGGGCACGCGGGCGGTGA
- a CDS encoding YbfB/YjiJ family MFS transporter encodes MQHTALDVSAAPVFNITRGTIAGASASLVGIGLARFAYTPLLPAIIDAHWFAASTAAYLGAANLGGYLAGALLGGYLAKRANAATVLRTMMLLATIAFAACAFPLSFMWFFVWRFASGLAGGTLMVLAAPTVLGHVPPSRRGLVSGAIFAGIGLGIVASGTLVPLLLREGVTQTWLGLGAIALLLTFAAWNGWPKQDAHVSHKQHATHAPRSGFTLRALYAEYALNAIGLVPHMLFLVDFVSRGLGKGLDAGAQYWVLFGLGAIAGPLVSGHLADRAGFGPALRAAFVIQIAAVALPLISTDPVSLIASSVLMGAAVPGIVALALGRVNELLAHHPAAQKGAWSTATTAFAVLQAGGAYGMSFLFTHNGGDYGMLFTIGAAALALALTVDLFAALRGNRENV; translated from the coding sequence ATGCAGCACACGGCTTTAGACGTATCGGCAGCGCCTGTCTTCAACATCACACGCGGCACGATAGCGGGTGCGAGCGCGAGTCTCGTCGGAATCGGCCTCGCGCGCTTCGCGTACACGCCGCTTCTTCCCGCCATCATCGACGCGCACTGGTTCGCGGCCTCAACGGCGGCCTATCTCGGCGCGGCGAATCTGGGCGGCTATCTTGCGGGTGCGCTGCTGGGCGGCTATCTCGCGAAGCGCGCCAACGCAGCAACGGTACTGCGCACGATGATGCTGCTCGCGACAATCGCATTCGCCGCTTGCGCGTTCCCGCTGTCGTTCATGTGGTTCTTCGTGTGGCGCTTCGCGTCCGGTCTGGCAGGCGGCACGTTGATGGTGCTGGCCGCGCCGACCGTGCTCGGCCATGTGCCGCCGTCGCGCCGCGGCCTCGTGAGCGGCGCGATTTTCGCGGGTATCGGCCTTGGCATCGTCGCGTCGGGCACGCTCGTGCCGCTGCTGCTGCGCGAAGGCGTGACGCAGACTTGGCTCGGACTCGGCGCGATCGCGCTGCTACTGACGTTCGCCGCATGGAACGGCTGGCCGAAGCAGGACGCGCATGTGTCGCACAAACAGCACGCGACGCATGCGCCGCGAAGCGGCTTCACACTGCGCGCGCTGTATGCGGAGTACGCGCTCAATGCGATCGGTCTCGTACCGCACATGCTGTTTCTCGTCGATTTCGTGTCGCGCGGGCTTGGCAAGGGACTCGATGCGGGCGCGCAATACTGGGTGCTGTTCGGCCTCGGCGCGATTGCAGGTCCGCTGGTAAGCGGACATCTCGCTGATCGCGCCGGCTTTGGACCTGCGTTGCGCGCGGCATTCGTGATCCAGATCGCCGCCGTCGCGTTGCCGCTGATCAGCACGGACCCTGTGTCGCTGATCGCTTCGAGCGTGCTCATGGGCGCCGCCGTACCGGGCATCGTGGCGCTCGCACTCGGTCGCGTCAACGAACTGCTGGCACATCACCCGGCCGCGCAAAAAGGCGCGTGGAGCACGGCCACCACCGCGTTCGCCGTGTTGCAGGCAGGCGGCGCATACGGCATGTCGTTCCTCTTCACGCACAACGGCGGCGATTACGGGATGTTGTTCACGATCGGCGCGGCGGCGCTGGCACTCGCGCTGACCGTTGACCTGTTCGCCGCGCTGCGCGGCAATCGCGAGAACGTCTGA
- a CDS encoding SDR family NAD(P)-dependent oxidoreductase yields the protein MGAEQKVAIVTGASQGIGAGLVKAYRDRNFRVVATSRTIRASDDPDIATVQGNIADAETARRVIALALERFGRIDTLVNNAGIFIAKPFDAYTPEDYDAVMSTNVNGFFHITQRALTEMSRKRSGHVVNITASLVDRPRAGLPAAMAALTKGGLNAVTKSLAIEYAPLGIRVNAVAPGVIKTPLHPQERHEALARFHPLGHLGEVADIAEAVLYLESAGFVTGEILHVDGGSNVGS from the coding sequence ATGGGTGCCGAACAGAAAGTCGCGATCGTCACGGGCGCGTCGCAGGGCATCGGCGCGGGGCTGGTGAAGGCCTACCGCGACCGCAATTTCCGAGTGGTCGCGACCTCCCGCACGATTCGCGCGAGCGACGATCCGGATATCGCCACCGTGCAGGGCAATATCGCCGATGCCGAAACCGCACGGCGCGTGATCGCGCTCGCGCTCGAACGTTTCGGCCGGATCGACACGCTGGTCAACAACGCCGGCATCTTCATCGCCAAGCCGTTCGACGCCTACACGCCCGAAGACTACGACGCCGTCATGTCGACCAACGTGAACGGCTTCTTCCACATCACGCAGCGTGCGCTCACCGAAATGAGCCGTAAGCGCAGCGGACATGTCGTGAACATCACGGCGAGCCTCGTCGACCGGCCGCGCGCCGGGCTGCCCGCCGCAATGGCCGCACTGACCAAGGGCGGCCTGAATGCCGTGACGAAATCGCTTGCCATCGAATACGCGCCGCTCGGCATTCGCGTCAACGCCGTCGCGCCGGGCGTCATCAAAACGCCGCTGCATCCGCAAGAGCGTCACGAAGCGCTAGCTCGTTTTCATCCGCTGGGACATCTCGGCGAAGTCGCGGATATCGCGGAAGCCGTGCTGTATCTGGAATCGGCGGGCTTCGTGACAGGCGAGATCCTGCACGTGGACGGCGGCAGCAACGTCGGCTCCTGA